In Mongoliitalea daihaiensis, one DNA window encodes the following:
- a CDS encoding rod shape-determining protein: MGLFDFFSSDIAIDLGTANTLIIHKDKIVVDEPSIIAIDRSTNRVLAVGRDAMNMHEKTHENIKTIRPLKDGVIADFYAAEQMIRGMIKMIPGHNKGMFPKSHRMVICIPSGITEVEKRAVRDSAEHAGAKEVYMIYEPIAAAIGIGIDIEKPMGSMIVDIGGGTTEIALIALSGIVADQSIRVAGDTFTKDILDYMRRQHNLLIGERSAEKVKIAIGSALTELDDAPEDYEIRGRDLMTGIPKVIKVSYSEIAFALDKSVSKIEEAVLKALEIAPPELSADIYDNGIHLTGGGALLKGLDKRLHQKTKLPIHIAEDPLRAVVRGTGTALKNIYNFKTVLMT, translated from the coding sequence ATGGGTTTATTTGACTTTTTTTCAAGCGACATAGCCATAGATTTAGGTACAGCCAATACGTTGATTATACATAAAGACAAAATAGTTGTAGACGAGCCTTCCATCATTGCCATCGACCGATCCACCAATCGGGTTCTGGCTGTTGGAAGAGATGCGATGAACATGCACGAGAAAACGCATGAAAACATCAAAACTATCCGTCCATTGAAAGATGGAGTGATTGCTGACTTCTACGCTGCCGAACAAATGATCAGAGGAATGATCAAAATGATTCCTGGTCATAACAAAGGCATGTTTCCAAAATCTCATCGCATGGTTATCTGTATACCTTCAGGAATTACAGAAGTTGAAAAGAGAGCTGTTCGGGATTCTGCCGAGCATGCCGGTGCAAAAGAAGTGTACATGATCTATGAACCGATTGCTGCGGCAATAGGTATTGGTATCGATATTGAGAAGCCGATGGGATCCATGATCGTTGATATTGGTGGGGGTACGACTGAAATTGCCTTGATTGCACTTTCAGGTATCGTCGCTGATCAATCCATACGAGTAGCTGGAGATACCTTCACCAAGGACATATTAGATTACATGCGTAGACAACACAACCTCTTAATTGGAGAGCGCTCTGCCGAAAAAGTCAAAATCGCTATCGGTTCTGCACTAACGGAATTGGACGATGCCCCTGAAGACTATGAAATCAGGGGACGTGATTTGATGACAGGTATCCCTAAAGTAATTAAGGTATCATACTCCGAAATCGCCTTTGCACTCGATAAGTCTGTGTCCAAAATAGAAGAAGCTGTATTGAAAGCTCTAGAAATTGCACCTCCAGAGTTATCAGCTGATATTTATGATAATGGAATCCACCTGACTGGTGGTGGCGCACTTTTGAAGGGTCTAGACAAACGATTACATCAAAAAACAAAATTGCCGATCCATATCGCTGAAGATCCACTGAGAGCAGTGGTGAGGGGCACAGGAACTGCCTTAAAAAATATCTATAACTTTAAAACAGTTTTGATGACTTGA
- a CDS encoding ribosome maturation factor RimP → MNVKQSIEEIVLKHLPDDTHFIVDVQVVEKSSKTAVKILIDADQGLNIDTCAIVSRAVGEEIEAKELLSDAYILEVSSPGLDFPLNSKRQYVKNVGRSLKITLQDDKEIQGELLSVDSYGLQLMVKQKEKGKKAVEEEKNLPFEQIKKSIVLVSFK, encoded by the coding sequence ATGAATGTTAAGCAAAGTATAGAAGAAATCGTATTGAAGCATCTACCCGATGACACACACTTTATTGTAGATGTGCAAGTTGTAGAAAAATCTTCTAAAACGGCCGTTAAAATCTTGATTGATGCTGATCAGGGATTGAATATAGATACCTGTGCGATTGTCAGTAGGGCTGTGGGTGAGGAGATAGAAGCTAAAGAGTTGCTAAGCGACGCTTACATATTGGAAGTTTCCTCTCCGGGATTGGATTTCCCTTTGAACTCCAAACGTCAGTATGTGAAGAATGTCGGACGGTCACTCAAGATAACCTTACAGGACGACAAAGAAATCCAAGGCGAATTGCTGTCTGTTGATTCATATGGCCTCCAGTTGATGGTCAAACAAAAAGAGAAAGGCAAAAAAGCAGTGGAAGAGGAAAAGAATCTTCCATTTGAGCAAATAAAAAAATCAATTGTATTAGTCTCATTTAAATAA
- the nusA gene encoding transcription termination factor NusA translates to MDAKVLIDSFAEFARSKNVDRPTMIRILEDVFRAMIRKKYENDENFDVTINADKGDLEILRIREIVDDNSEDIWDLDKISLTEARQIEPDFEVGEEVYEKIELEAFGRRAVQMARQTLIQRIKDLEKDLLFNQYEELVGEIISAEVYQVLGREVLLIDGEGNELILPKSEQISKDRFRKGDSARAIVHKVEMVNGNPKIILSRTSPIFLERLFENEVPEVFDGLITIKKIVREPGERAKVAVESYDDRIDPVGACVGMKGSRIHAIVRELQNENIDVINYTENLDLYVQRALSPAKVTSITVDKDKQRISVYLKPDQVSMAIGKGGFNIRLASRLVGYEIDVFRELNEQEDEDVDLEEFADEIEHWIIDEFKKTGLDTAKSVLTLTKEDLLRRTELEEETIEEVFRILRQEFEQ, encoded by the coding sequence ATGGATGCTAAAGTTCTAATAGATTCCTTTGCAGAGTTTGCAAGATCTAAAAATGTGGATCGACCTACCATGATCCGTATTCTGGAAGATGTCTTCAGAGCGATGATTCGCAAGAAGTATGAGAACGATGAAAACTTTGATGTTACCATCAATGCTGACAAAGGAGACTTGGAAATTCTAAGGATTCGTGAAATAGTCGATGATAACTCGGAAGATATCTGGGATTTGGATAAAATTTCACTCACGGAGGCTAGACAAATTGAGCCTGATTTTGAAGTAGGTGAAGAAGTTTACGAAAAAATTGAGCTGGAAGCTTTCGGAAGAAGAGCTGTTCAGATGGCTAGACAGACCCTGATTCAAAGAATCAAAGACTTAGAGAAGGATTTGTTGTTCAATCAATATGAAGAATTGGTAGGAGAAATCATTTCTGCCGAGGTTTATCAAGTATTAGGCCGTGAGGTCTTATTGATCGATGGCGAAGGGAATGAATTAATTCTCCCAAAATCAGAGCAAATATCCAAAGACAGATTTAGAAAAGGAGATAGTGCCCGTGCCATTGTACACAAAGTGGAGATGGTCAACGGTAATCCTAAGATTATTCTTTCCAGAACTTCTCCGATTTTCTTAGAGCGTTTGTTTGAAAACGAAGTCCCAGAAGTGTTTGACGGGTTGATTACCATCAAAAAGATTGTACGGGAGCCTGGCGAAAGAGCCAAGGTAGCTGTAGAGTCTTATGATGATAGAATTGATCCGGTAGGTGCTTGCGTGGGTATGAAAGGAAGCAGAATTCACGCAATTGTCCGTGAACTGCAGAATGAAAATATCGATGTAATCAACTATACTGAAAACCTGGATTTGTATGTGCAACGTGCATTGAGTCCAGCTAAAGTCACTTCAATTACAGTTGACAAGGACAAGCAACGAATCTCTGTTTACTTGAAACCAGATCAAGTATCCATGGCTATTGGCAAGGGAGGATTCAATATTCGACTAGCTTCAAGGTTGGTGGGTTATGAAATTGATGTCTTCAGAGAATTAAACGAGCAAGAAGACGAGGATGTAGATTTGGAAGAATTTGCAGATGAAATTGAGCACTGGATCATTGACGAATTTAAGAAAACAGGTTTAGACACTGCAAAGAGTGTATTGACCTTGACAAAAGAAGATTTGTTGAGAAGAACTGAGCTTGAAGAGGAGACTATTGAGGAGGTCTTTAGAATCCTCAGACAGGAATTTGAACAGTAA
- the infB gene encoding translation initiation factor IF-2, with amino-acid sequence MSEDKTMRLGQVARKLNVGISTLVDSLAKKGFDVENNPNSKINVEQFSMLAKEFKSSAMEKEEASHLHIGKRHHENFTIEAESEAKEEKKPDPIPEPKPASQPVPVASAPKEAKAEEPEKEKVSAEAPKLQGIKVLGKIDLNPKKEPAPAPKAEKPQEKKPEPPKPVPAPEAVKPAPAPVQQPKPSPAPEEKTAPSEAKSAPQPQAVKPQTPDTHAKETPSKPAAVPPKSPTPAKAEQAAPKGPVKPVIEQKTAPEAPAAEEVVPTELISAKADALKGLTVLGKIQLPDDRSKKKGGKPVASSDERNKDNKKKRPRKRIDNKKPGQGDRPATAGGDATKPAQGPGQRPAQGSGPRPGQGGGGSRPGDRRPAQGGRGGQRPAQNTNRVQKAEPTQKEIQDQIKQTLARLQGGGKSGGKSKRRDKRAERQREEMEGEEESKILRVTEFISANDLASFMDVSVNEVISTCLSLGMFISINQRLDAEAITIISDEFGYEVEFAKPDEENDEVEHIDTEDQLVHRAPIVTIMGHVDHGKTSLLDYIRRSKVTADEAGGITQHIGAYDVTTTNGDKIAFLDTPGHEAFTAMRARGAKITDVAIIVIAADDSIMPQTKEAINHAQVAGVPMIFAINKVDKPNANPEKIKEELANMNLLVEDWGGKYQSQDISAKTGLGVDELLEKVLLEAEILELTANPDKNASGTVIEASLDKGRGYVATVMVQAGTLKIGDVLLAGPHYGKVKAMFDHKGKRMKEAGPSTPVQVLGLGGAPQAGDTFKVYDNEREARDIANSREQILREQSLRTKKHITLDEIGRRLAIGSFKELNIIIKGDVDGSVEALSDSLLKLSKAEVSVNIIHKAVGQISESDVLLASASDAIIIGFNVRPSSNAKKLAENEEIEIRHYSIIYDAINQIKDAIEGMLEPEFEEIITGNVQVREVFKISKIGTVAGSYVTDGYVTRKNKIRIIRDGIVIHDGEIDQLKRFKDDVSEVKAGYECGISIKNFNNIQIDDIIEGYMMQEIKKKK; translated from the coding sequence ATGTCAGAAGATAAAACTATGCGATTGGGCCAAGTAGCCAGAAAACTCAATGTGGGAATATCCACATTGGTAGATTCTTTGGCTAAAAAGGGCTTCGATGTAGAAAACAACCCGAATTCTAAAATCAACGTGGAGCAGTTTAGCATGTTGGCCAAGGAATTCAAATCTTCCGCGATGGAGAAGGAAGAAGCTTCTCATTTACACATTGGTAAGCGTCATCACGAGAATTTTACCATTGAAGCGGAATCAGAGGCTAAGGAAGAGAAAAAACCTGATCCCATCCCTGAACCAAAACCAGCGTCTCAGCCGGTTCCTGTTGCCAGTGCGCCAAAAGAGGCAAAAGCCGAAGAGCCTGAAAAGGAAAAAGTGAGCGCTGAAGCGCCCAAACTTCAAGGCATTAAGGTATTGGGCAAAATTGATTTGAATCCAAAAAAAGAGCCAGCTCCTGCGCCAAAAGCAGAGAAGCCTCAGGAAAAAAAGCCAGAACCGCCAAAACCGGTTCCTGCACCTGAAGCGGTAAAGCCGGCACCTGCTCCTGTACAACAACCAAAACCAAGCCCAGCTCCTGAAGAAAAAACTGCTCCTTCAGAAGCGAAATCGGCACCTCAACCTCAGGCTGTGAAGCCTCAGACCCCTGACACACACGCAAAAGAAACTCCTTCGAAACCTGCTGCTGTTCCCCCTAAAAGCCCGACCCCTGCCAAGGCAGAGCAAGCTGCTCCAAAGGGACCAGTAAAACCGGTTATTGAACAGAAAACAGCTCCCGAGGCACCTGCAGCGGAAGAAGTTGTGCCGACTGAGCTCATTTCAGCAAAAGCAGATGCTTTGAAAGGTCTGACCGTTTTAGGTAAAATTCAATTACCTGACGATCGTTCCAAGAAAAAAGGTGGGAAACCTGTAGCGTCTTCTGATGAGAGGAACAAAGACAATAAGAAAAAAAGACCTCGTAAGAGAATAGATAATAAAAAACCAGGACAAGGAGACCGTCCGGCTACTGCTGGAGGAGATGCTACTAAGCCTGCTCAAGGTCCTGGACAAAGACCAGCTCAAGGATCAGGCCCAAGACCTGGCCAAGGCGGTGGAGGCTCAAGACCTGGGGACCGTAGACCTGCCCAAGGAGGTAGAGGGGGGCAAAGACCTGCGCAAAATACTAACCGTGTTCAAAAAGCAGAGCCTACCCAAAAAGAAATCCAAGATCAGATCAAGCAAACCCTTGCAAGATTGCAAGGTGGAGGTAAATCTGGAGGTAAATCCAAGAGAAGAGATAAGCGTGCCGAGCGTCAACGCGAGGAGATGGAGGGAGAAGAGGAAAGTAAAATCTTAAGAGTAACCGAATTTATCTCTGCCAATGACTTAGCATCTTTTATGGATGTCTCTGTTAATGAGGTGATTTCTACTTGTTTATCTCTTGGAATGTTTATTTCTATTAATCAACGTTTGGATGCGGAAGCAATCACTATCATCTCTGATGAATTTGGATATGAAGTCGAGTTTGCCAAGCCTGACGAAGAGAATGACGAAGTTGAGCATATCGATACAGAAGACCAACTGGTTCACAGAGCCCCTATCGTTACGATCATGGGTCACGTGGATCATGGTAAAACTTCCTTGCTTGATTATATCAGACGATCAAAAGTTACAGCTGATGAAGCAGGGGGAATTACCCAGCATATCGGTGCTTACGATGTAACAACTACCAATGGTGATAAAATCGCCTTCTTGGATACGCCTGGTCACGAAGCCTTTACGGCGATGCGTGCCCGTGGTGCTAAAATCACAGACGTTGCAATTATTGTAATTGCCGCAGATGATAGCATCATGCCTCAAACCAAGGAAGCCATCAACCACGCGCAAGTAGCGGGTGTTCCGATGATCTTCGCCATCAATAAAGTAGATAAGCCAAATGCCAATCCTGAAAAAATTAAGGAAGAGTTAGCCAACATGAACTTGTTGGTGGAAGATTGGGGTGGTAAATACCAGTCTCAAGATATCTCCGCCAAAACGGGATTGGGTGTAGATGAATTACTAGAAAAAGTATTATTGGAAGCAGAAATTCTTGAATTGACTGCAAATCCTGATAAAAATGCATCCGGTACAGTGATTGAAGCCTCTCTAGATAAAGGTAGAGGATATGTGGCCACTGTAATGGTTCAAGCCGGTACACTCAAAATCGGAGATGTATTATTGGCAGGTCCTCACTATGGTAAAGTAAAGGCCATGTTTGATCACAAAGGTAAACGCATGAAGGAAGCTGGCCCATCTACACCTGTCCAGGTGCTTGGATTGGGTGGTGCACCTCAGGCGGGTGATACTTTCAAGGTTTATGATAATGAACGTGAAGCAAGAGATATCGCCAACTCGAGAGAACAAATCTTAAGAGAACAGTCTCTACGTACCAAGAAACACATTACGTTGGATGAAATTGGTCGTCGTTTGGCTATCGGATCGTTCAAAGAATTGAATATTATCATCAAAGGTGATGTGGATGGTTCTGTTGAAGCACTTTCAGACTCCTTGCTTAAGCTTTCCAAAGCAGAAGTTTCTGTAAATATCATCCATAAAGCAGTGGGTCAAATTTCAGAATCTGACGTCTTGTTGGCTTCCGCATCGGATGCGATCATCATTGGTTTCAACGTTCGTCCTTCTTCTAATGCGAAGAAACTAGCCGAAAATGAGGAAATTGAAATCAGACACTACTCTATCATCTATGATGCTATCAACCAAATTAAGGATGCTATCGAAGGTATGTTAGAGCCTGAATTTGAGGAAATCATCACAGGTAACGTACAAGTTAGAGAGGTATTCAAAATATCAAAGATTGGTACAGTAGCTGGTTCCTACGTGACGGATGGATATGTAACTCGTAAAAATAAAATCAGAATCATTCGTGATGGTATTGTAATTCATGATGGTGAGATTGATCAGCTAAAACGATTCAAAGACGATGTCTCCGAAGTGAAAGCTGGCTACGAATGCGGTATCTCTATTAAAAACTTCAACAATATTCAGATTGATGATATCATTGAAGGCTACATGATGCAGGAAATCAAAAAGAAAAAATAA
- a CDS encoding fatty acid desaturase family protein produces MIAKTIGILTLWVGLYVALLFAEVSLIYHMMIAIGLGLTMGLIGFNICHDALHGAYSKSSETNKALGILFNLIGANVYVWKMTHNKIHHTYTNIIGHDADLQVAPGIIRIHEDEPKKRIHKYQHIYAFFLYSLASVSWFYRKDYMKFFDASLRREDEKPSRAEYIELFAYKAIYYIFFLVIPLVVINLPWYLVLLLLLVMHLAEGTLIGNVFQLAHLVNETDMPKPENETEIHDSWAVHQMRTTANFARESWLAGFLFGGLNFQIEHHLFPNICHVHYPAISSIVKETAEEFNVPYIENKSFASALKSHAGFLKKMGS; encoded by the coding sequence ATGATAGCCAAAACAATAGGAATTTTGACTCTTTGGGTTGGTCTTTATGTTGCATTATTATTTGCCGAAGTATCTCTGATATATCACATGATGATCGCGATAGGCTTGGGATTAACCATGGGACTGATTGGCTTCAATATCTGCCATGACGCTCTACATGGAGCTTATTCCAAATCTTCCGAAACGAATAAAGCACTGGGTATTCTCTTTAATTTGATAGGAGCAAATGTATATGTGTGGAAAATGACCCACAACAAAATCCACCATACCTATACCAACATTATCGGTCACGACGCCGATCTTCAAGTAGCTCCTGGAATAATCCGAATACACGAAGATGAACCTAAAAAGCGGATCCACAAGTACCAGCATATCTATGCTTTTTTTCTCTATTCCTTAGCTTCTGTTTCTTGGTTTTACAGGAAAGATTATATGAAGTTTTTTGATGCATCTCTCAGAAGAGAAGACGAAAAACCATCTCGAGCTGAGTACATTGAGCTATTTGCATACAAGGCGATTTACTATATTTTTTTCCTAGTTATTCCACTAGTAGTAATTAATCTTCCATGGTACCTAGTATTATTATTGCTATTGGTCATGCACTTGGCCGAAGGCACCTTGATTGGAAATGTATTTCAATTAGCTCATTTGGTGAATGAAACTGATATGCCTAAACCAGAAAATGAAACGGAGATTCACGACTCTTGGGCAGTACACCAAATGCGTACTACCGCAAATTTTGCAAGGGAAAGCTGGCTTGCAGGATTTTTATTCGGTGGCTTAAATTTTCAGATCGAACACCACCTGTTCCCAAATATCTGCCACGTACATTATCCTGCAATTTCGTCTATAGTCAAAGAGACCGCTGAAGAATTCAATGTACCTTACATTGAAAATAAATCTTTTGCTTCTGCATTGAAATCACATGCAGGCTTTTTGAAAAAAATGGGCAGTTAA
- a CDS encoding DUF4221 family protein: MACFTGILLLISCTNNSDAVLEKSLSYTIDTVLIDSKDKILFLQRDLYVSDYSEYDGMLYNFNDRTNQVERINLSNLTLENIIPFEVEGPDGTGFWTSDIKVASNQALFLGGERAGIYNLHGKLQHRFDWNASTIENGKILPEERVFYQVVNPNFPQQVFAIVVHDFANSVTLRQLDSASKTIKSYNIDPQENYKTYTLGDLTNYNKWDPRVHINSTEDHIIVSHEYANEFHVLYPANDSLVSIYYDSPLLPSKVTPTTAGDLINSIEDRKKALKNYRNQMTYGPLIFDSKNKHYIRLAASIQYGEKERERYLLPEIETSIVYISIFDKDFNHLLDQEIPELSKTGIPKHFTRDGMLWMYINLEDDLGFIRINYGPLFSSSGFKSLKMN, translated from the coding sequence ATGGCCTGCTTCACGGGAATTTTACTGCTTATTTCTTGCACCAATAATTCAGATGCTGTTCTAGAAAAAAGCCTTTCCTATACCATAGACACCGTACTAATTGACTCCAAGGATAAAATTTTATTTTTACAGCGGGATTTATATGTCTCGGATTACTCTGAATACGACGGGATGTTGTATAACTTCAACGATAGAACCAATCAAGTCGAAAGAATCAACCTCAGCAACTTAACACTTGAAAACATCATCCCTTTTGAAGTGGAAGGCCCCGATGGCACAGGATTTTGGACTTCCGATATCAAAGTTGCTTCCAATCAAGCGCTCTTCCTAGGTGGTGAACGTGCTGGAATCTACAATCTGCATGGCAAATTGCAGCATAGATTCGATTGGAACGCTAGCACCATAGAAAATGGCAAGATTCTTCCAGAAGAACGTGTGTTTTATCAAGTAGTCAACCCCAACTTCCCTCAACAAGTTTTTGCTATCGTCGTCCATGATTTTGCCAATTCAGTCACCTTACGGCAGCTTGATAGCGCTAGTAAAACCATCAAATCCTACAACATAGACCCTCAAGAAAATTACAAAACTTATACGCTAGGTGACTTAACAAACTATAACAAATGGGACCCGAGAGTTCACATCAACAGTACCGAGGACCACATCATCGTTTCCCATGAATATGCTAATGAATTTCATGTGCTATATCCTGCAAACGATTCATTGGTATCCATTTATTATGACTCTCCTCTCTTACCTTCAAAAGTCACTCCTACGACAGCGGGAGATTTGATAAATTCTATAGAAGACCGGAAAAAAGCATTGAAAAATTATCGGAATCAGATGACTTATGGCCCGCTCATTTTTGATTCAAAGAATAAGCACTACATACGATTAGCTGCATCTATTCAGTATGGAGAAAAAGAGCGGGAAAGGTATTTATTACCAGAGATCGAGACAAGTATAGTGTACATTTCAATTTTTGATAAAGATTTCAACCATTTACTGGATCAGGAAATCCCAGAACTCTCGAAAACAGGCATACCCAAGCATTTTACTAGAGATGGTATGCTTTGGATGTATATAAATCTAGAAGATGATCTAGGCTTTATCCGAATTAACTATGGGCCATTATTTTCAAGCTCTGGATTTAAATCGCTCAAAATGAATTAA
- a CDS encoding transporter, whose amino-acid sequence MNQFYRSVFILTCLYMSCISPSFAQMPFDEIMMPKGELCVAVVGEHSTWNRYWEGDYFRGNANIGTFTRKMLMPMVAMGISKKVNIIASLPYIHTEASGGTQVGQNGLQDLSVSIKVDWLQHQLGSGRILFLSNTHVSTPVGSYLSDYMPFSIGAGAPEIGMRAITGYKMDNGLVVRLAAAYLWRGQTEIERNFYYQDGAVYSSFMKVPNAVNIHAAIGYWTLDNRLRLEATFMSMDCLTGDDIRSYNRPQPTNKMEVSQVGFWAQYYIKADRGFGAIAYVNQTISGRNVGKAGTIGLGLTYQFKAF is encoded by the coding sequence ATGAATCAATTTTACCGGTCGGTCTTCATACTGACATGTTTATATATGAGTTGTATTTCCCCTTCATTTGCTCAAATGCCCTTCGACGAAATCATGATGCCCAAAGGGGAATTATGTGTAGCGGTAGTGGGTGAACACAGTACCTGGAACCGCTATTGGGAAGGAGATTATTTCCGTGGAAATGCTAATATCGGCACATTTACCAGAAAAATGTTGATGCCTATGGTCGCCATGGGCATTTCAAAAAAGGTGAACATCATTGCCAGTCTTCCCTACATTCACACGGAAGCATCCGGTGGTACTCAAGTAGGACAAAATGGGCTGCAAGACTTGAGTGTGTCCATCAAAGTGGACTGGCTGCAACATCAATTGGGATCTGGAAGAATACTTTTTCTTAGCAATACCCATGTGAGCACGCCTGTAGGTTCATATTTGTCAGATTATATGCCTTTTAGCATCGGTGCAGGAGCCCCTGAAATAGGAATGCGTGCGATCACAGGCTATAAAATGGACAATGGACTGGTGGTTCGCTTGGCTGCTGCCTATCTCTGGAGAGGTCAAACCGAAATCGAACGGAATTTTTACTACCAAGATGGAGCAGTGTATTCCTCATTTATGAAGGTGCCCAATGCTGTGAATATTCATGCAGCCATTGGGTACTGGACCCTTGATAACCGATTGCGGTTGGAAGCCACTTTTATGAGTATGGATTGTCTGACAGGTGATGATATTCGGTCTTACAACCGTCCACAGCCCACCAATAAAATGGAAGTTAGTCAGGTGGGTTTTTGGGCTCAATATTACATCAAAGCTGATCGCGGTTTTGGGGCAATTGCTTATGTCAACCAGACTATTTCTGGAAGAAATGTGGGAAAAGCCGGCACCATAGGATTGGGACTAACCTATCAATTTAAAGCATTTTAA
- a CDS encoding phosphatase PAP2 family protein, which yields MKKSIKKCTLLLMVVGCLSSCLEETPRHLDFESYEFSSIDEDGGTWSTILVTDPSQIQLEAPEPTSATSYQRELIEVKNLISSLSSADRRAISYWTSNPVIRWNEIALEMAAKYNLIPGPNADGTYTLPTPANPVGPPAFPFAHPPYTSRMLAYLSAAQYDGLILAWKYKFQYNRMGPSHQDVSIRLAYPENGLPAYPSHGAVVAKVSKEILTLMFPLEAQVLENHFQEHMQSMLQAGINVASDLEAGVYLGDEVVKLAKMRASTDGMARAQAPKPVSDSIANAAFERFGWNWQNTEVPQRPVGLTPLFGQVKMWHIPTVEEVRSPPPPAIGSPEFEADARELERFARHMTLDQRRIANWWEDGLGSYTPPGHWNKFAKLSIVQEKLNPLRAARVFAYMNTAIMDAGVACWDTKYYYHYPRPVETIKNFRTILGTPNFPAYTSGHSTFSAAGAEVLAYFFPTQANQFRVWAEEAAMSRLYGGIHYRFDAVEGTIQGKNVGKYAVNRAKSDGVD from the coding sequence ATGAAAAAATCTATAAAAAAATGTACCCTATTATTGATGGTTGTAGGGTGTCTTTCATCATGCCTTGAAGAAACTCCCCGTCACTTGGATTTTGAGTCCTATGAATTTAGCAGCATCGATGAAGATGGAGGCACATGGTCAACTATTTTGGTAACCGATCCTTCTCAAATCCAACTGGAGGCTCCTGAACCCACGAGTGCTACTTCTTATCAGCGGGAACTAATTGAAGTGAAAAATCTTATAAGCAGCTTATCGAGTGCTGATAGGCGAGCTATTTCGTATTGGACGAGCAATCCTGTTATTCGTTGGAATGAGATCGCCTTGGAGATGGCTGCTAAATATAACCTCATACCTGGCCCTAATGCAGATGGTACCTACACCTTGCCAACTCCAGCGAATCCGGTTGGTCCCCCTGCCTTTCCCTTTGCGCATCCCCCTTACACCAGTAGGATGCTGGCATACTTAAGTGCAGCTCAATACGATGGGTTGATTCTCGCATGGAAATACAAGTTTCAGTACAATCGCATGGGCCCATCTCATCAAGATGTATCCATTAGACTAGCTTATCCTGAAAATGGCTTGCCAGCATACCCTTCGCATGGAGCAGTTGTGGCTAAGGTTTCTAAAGAGATTTTAACCCTTATGTTTCCTTTAGAGGCTCAGGTCTTGGAAAATCACTTTCAGGAGCATATGCAGAGTATGCTTCAGGCAGGAATTAATGTCGCAAGTGATCTGGAAGCTGGAGTGTATTTGGGTGATGAAGTAGTCAAATTAGCGAAAATGCGGGCTTCAACAGATGGCATGGCACGCGCTCAAGCACCCAAGCCAGTATCTGATTCAATCGCCAATGCCGCTTTTGAGCGTTTTGGATGGAATTGGCAAAACACCGAAGTGCCTCAGCGCCCTGTTGGTCTTACGCCATTGTTTGGCCAAGTAAAGATGTGGCATATTCCAACGGTGGAAGAAGTAAGGTCTCCGCCACCTCCAGCGATTGGCTCACCTGAGTTTGAAGCAGATGCCCGCGAGTTGGAGCGATTTGCCAGACACATGACCTTAGATCAACGAAGAATTGCCAACTGGTGGGAAGATGGCCTTGGCTCCTATACTCCACCGGGCCACTGGAATAAATTTGCCAAGCTTTCCATAGTCCAAGAAAAATTGAATCCACTTCGAGCGGCTCGTGTTTTTGCTTACATGAATACAGCCATCATGGATGCAGGGGTTGCTTGTTGGGATACCAAGTATTATTATCACTACCCAAGACCTGTAGAAACGATCAAAAACTTTCGAACTATTCTGGGAACGCCTAATTTTCCTGCATATACCTCTGGTCATAGTACATTTTCAGCTGCTGGGGCTGAGGTCTTAGCTTATTTTTTCCCAACGCAAGCTAACCAATTTAGGGTTTGGGCGGAAGAAGCTGCCATGTCACGCTTGTACGGTGGGATTCATTACAGATTTGATGCCGTAGAAGGGACTATTCAAGGAAAGAATGTAGGAAAATATGCCGTCAACAGGGCGAAATCAGATGGAGTGGACTAA